Proteins co-encoded in one Natronorubrum daqingense genomic window:
- a CDS encoding PQQ-dependent sugar dehydrogenase, producing the protein MTDNRETPDPAADDSRPPADEESVPGDEPTADEESTAEQSPDSSPSGPHSKPSRRRFMQATAAASAVVGFTGAASAQDEDDDEDDENGDNEFELGGASDAWVGEAPEDIEGEDNPTLVLEEGESYEVTWENLDGVEHNFVIIDEEGDQIVESELIGEEGETQTVEFEAEEEMSEYYCEPHPQTMRGDISFDEEEEEEEEEDVRYFPEGPTVGVNTVAEGMIAPTDFHDPEGSDYQYVSDQTGEIYLIGDDGIEDEPFLDIGDEMVAVGEEFEGQYADPEGDYDERGLLGLEFHPEYEDNGLFYVSYSAPPDDETPDDWSHVQILSEFEADDDESADPDSERRVLEIQHPQFNHNSGPMAFGPDGYLYVPMGDGGGGDDADYGHVEDWYDENEGGNGQDTEDNPLGGVLRIDVDEQEDQDYGEYGIPDDNPFMEGEDLEGEGLEEYYAWGLRNPFGITFSEDEDRCIVADAGQLLYEAAYQVEAGENYGWNVREGSHCFSTDSPATPPEECPTETPDDVRGGEPLIDPVVEYPQVYEGEGVGIVIIGGHTYEDDAIEELEGQYIFGDWTIDQGRQQPLGRVFAAEPEDLDLEPTDDRDEYGGRPQEELWDMEEVMFEGNEEGELYHFVRQFGRGADGEVYILANQVGVPQGDTGVVLEMVPEGEGEEIEEPDDIEDPDDEEEDPAEDDEDPEDPDEAEDEDPEDEDEHPGDIDEDPEDDEANDENGENDEDDENGTDDDE; encoded by the coding sequence ATGACTGACAATCGAGAGACACCTGACCCAGCAGCCGACGACTCCCGACCACCGGCCGACGAGGAATCGGTACCCGGCGATGAACCGACAGCCGACGAGGAATCGACAGCCGAGCAATCGCCCGACTCGAGTCCCTCCGGCCCCCACTCGAAGCCGTCCAGACGCCGCTTCATGCAGGCGACGGCGGCCGCGAGTGCCGTCGTCGGGTTCACTGGCGCGGCGAGCGCGCAGGACGAGGACGACGACGAAGACGACGAGAACGGTGACAACGAGTTCGAACTCGGCGGGGCGAGTGACGCGTGGGTCGGCGAAGCACCCGAAGACATCGAAGGCGAGGACAACCCGACGCTCGTCCTCGAGGAAGGCGAGAGTTACGAGGTGACGTGGGAGAACTTAGACGGCGTCGAGCACAACTTCGTCATCATCGACGAGGAGGGAGACCAAATCGTCGAGTCCGAACTCATCGGTGAAGAGGGCGAAACGCAGACGGTGGAGTTTGAGGCCGAGGAGGAGATGTCGGAGTACTACTGCGAACCGCATCCCCAGACGATGCGGGGAGACATCTCCTTCGACGAGGAGGAAGAAGAGGAAGAAGAAGAGGACGTCCGATACTTCCCCGAAGGGCCGACGGTCGGTGTCAACACCGTCGCCGAAGGGATGATTGCCCCGACTGACTTCCACGACCCCGAAGGGTCGGACTATCAGTACGTCTCGGACCAGACCGGTGAAATCTACCTCATCGGCGACGACGGCATCGAAGACGAACCGTTCCTCGACATCGGCGACGAGATGGTCGCCGTCGGCGAGGAGTTCGAGGGCCAGTACGCAGATCCAGAGGGTGACTACGACGAGCGCGGCCTACTCGGCCTCGAGTTCCACCCCGAGTACGAGGACAACGGGCTGTTCTACGTCAGCTACAGCGCCCCGCCGGACGACGAGACGCCCGACGACTGGTCGCACGTCCAGATCCTCTCGGAGTTCGAGGCCGACGACGACGAGAGCGCCGACCCCGACTCCGAACGCCGCGTCCTCGAGATCCAACATCCGCAGTTCAACCACAACAGCGGTCCGATGGCCTTCGGGCCGGACGGCTACCTCTACGTCCCGATGGGCGACGGCGGCGGCGGAGACGACGCCGACTACGGCCACGTCGAGGACTGGTACGACGAGAACGAGGGCGGCAACGGACAGGATACGGAGGACAACCCCCTCGGGGGCGTCCTCCGGATCGACGTCGACGAGCAGGAAGACCAGGATTACGGCGAGTACGGCATCCCGGACGACAACCCGTTCATGGAGGGCGAAGACCTCGAGGGTGAGGGACTCGAGGAGTACTACGCGTGGGGCCTGCGCAACCCCTTCGGAATCACCTTCAGCGAAGACGAGGACCGCTGTATCGTCGCTGACGCCGGACAACTGCTGTACGAAGCAGCCTATCAGGTCGAAGCGGGAGAAAACTACGGCTGGAACGTTAGAGAGGGCTCACACTGCTTCAGTACGGATTCACCTGCGACGCCCCCCGAAGAGTGCCCGACCGAGACGCCCGACGACGTTCGCGGCGGCGAACCGCTGATCGATCCCGTCGTCGAGTACCCGCAGGTCTACGAAGGCGAGGGGGTCGGCATCGTCATCATCGGCGGCCACACCTACGAGGACGACGCAATCGAGGAACTCGAAGGACAGTACATCTTCGGCGACTGGACGATTGACCAGGGCCGACAGCAGCCATTGGGTCGCGTCTTCGCCGCCGAGCCGGAAGATCTGGACCTCGAGCCGACCGACGACCGAGACGAGTACGGTGGTCGCCCACAGGAGGAGCTGTGGGACATGGAGGAAGTGATGTTCGAGGGCAACGAGGAGGGCGAACTCTACCACTTCGTTCGCCAGTTCGGCCGCGGGGCCGACGGCGAGGTGTACATCCTCGCGAACCAGGTCGGCGTCCCGCAGGGTGACACCGGCGTCGTCCTCGAGATGGTCCCCGAGGGCGAGGGCGAAGAGATCGAAGAACCGGACGACATCGAGGACCCCGACGACGAGGAAGAAGACCCTGCGGAAGACGATGAGGATCCGGAGGACCCCGACGAGGCCGAAGACGAAGACCCCGAGGACGAGGACGAGCATCCGGGTGATATAGACGAAGATCCCGAAGACGACGAAGCGAACGACGAAAACGGAGAGAACGACGAAGACGACGAAAACGGAACGGACGACGACGAGTAA
- a CDS encoding sugar phosphate isomerase/epimerase family protein: MVDLAFSTNAYTRHSLPTAIRRIADHGYAGVELLGDDPHAYFPEFTETDRENLLEALEETDLAVSNVNANTAMGYYDDAPPSAFFEPSIIRADADAREWRVEYTKRAIDLADTVDAPAVCLATGRPLPGTMPEVAREHLLESLSSILDYADARGVAVGIEYEPELLIENTDEVLDLLEEVDRERLGINLDVGHAAVYGEDVAESIRHSAGSITGIHLEDIVGGRRGKHYHRIPGKGDLDFRAIFDALDDVGYDGFATLELYTYPDEPDRAARDAYEALEAYV; the protein is encoded by the coding sequence ATGGTCGACCTCGCTTTCTCCACGAACGCGTACACGCGCCACTCGCTGCCGACCGCGATTCGACGCATCGCCGACCACGGCTACGCCGGCGTCGAACTCCTCGGCGACGACCCCCACGCCTACTTCCCCGAATTTACCGAGACGGACCGCGAGAACCTCCTCGAGGCGCTCGAGGAGACCGACCTCGCCGTCTCGAACGTCAACGCGAACACGGCGATGGGGTACTACGACGACGCCCCGCCCTCGGCGTTTTTCGAACCGAGCATCATCCGCGCCGACGCGGACGCCCGCGAGTGGCGAGTCGAGTACACGAAACGTGCGATCGACCTCGCGGACACGGTCGACGCCCCCGCGGTCTGTCTGGCCACCGGTCGGCCACTCCCCGGAACGATGCCCGAAGTGGCCCGCGAGCACCTCCTCGAGTCGCTCTCGTCGATCCTCGACTACGCCGACGCTCGCGGAGTCGCGGTCGGCATCGAGTACGAACCCGAACTCCTGATCGAGAACACGGACGAAGTCCTCGACCTGCTCGAGGAAGTCGACCGCGAGCGGCTCGGGATCAACCTGGACGTGGGCCACGCGGCGGTCTACGGCGAGGACGTGGCCGAGAGCATCCGCCACAGCGCCGGCTCGATCACCGGCATTCACCTCGAGGATATCGTCGGTGGGCGGCGGGGCAAGCACTACCACCGAATCCCCGGCAAGGGCGACCTCGACTTTCGAGCGATTTTCGACGCGCTCGACGACGTCGGCTACGACGGCTTTGCCACCCTCGAGTTGTACACCTACCCCGACGAGCCGGATCGTGCGGCTCGAGACGCTTACGAGGCGCTCGAGGCGTACGTGTAG
- a CDS encoding four-helix bundle copper-binding protein yields the protein MALQQLEHADEHMQECIDNCLEAAQVCEWCADACAGEGEGMARCIRLCRDVADVASLHARFMARNSGYHRELGELCADICEECAEECAQHDHDHCQACAEILPECAESCREMASA from the coding sequence GCAACTCGAGCACGCGGACGAGCACATGCAGGAGTGTATCGACAACTGCCTCGAGGCCGCACAGGTCTGTGAGTGGTGTGCCGACGCCTGTGCAGGCGAGGGGGAGGGAATGGCGCGGTGCATCCGTCTCTGTCGGGACGTGGCAGACGTCGCCTCGCTTCACGCGCGATTCATGGCCCGCAATTCGGGGTATCATCGGGAACTCGGCGAACTCTGTGCCGACATCTGTGAGGAGTGCGCCGAAGAGTGTGCCCAACACGATCACGACCACTGTCAGGCTTGTGCAGAGATCCTGCCCGAGTGTGCAGAAAGCTGTCGAGAGATGGCCTCAGCCTGA
- a CDS encoding PQQ-dependent sugar dehydrogenase, giving the protein MSYPDKPADGIHDGRITRQSRRTVLRALAATGSATALGGVAGVQAQEDEDDPDEDVEEADDEEFGDIPVAGEFPEGETVGLQLMAANIPAPTDFDYVEVNGEVYHFIVTQTGQVFATNFEDAVDELDDEDAAEPEDDEDDLEDDPDLEDDDDPADDLDEDDGEPADEETGSFLQETDDEADEADDVDDEAAEDIDEDDGEPTEFVFNGVIPAWFGTEPSEIDGEENPTLELTAGETYEFTWENGDGDPHNVVILDANDDILERTEIIREAGETQTLEFEATEEMDRYVCEVHPGTMVGSIQVEEEDPDDPDEVDDDVPEDALTADDMDLFLDIEDQLVSLGIGELGGYDERGLLGIAFHPDFSDNGLFYVRYSAPEREGLGYNHTDVLAEFEAEADGDELSVDPDSERTVMEIQQPQDNHNGGRLAFGPDGYLYTSVGDGGNVHDIGVGHVEDWYDENEGGNAQDTRENLLGGIHRIDVDANGEDVDDDGDNGDDDEDDENGELEDENGADDDLDDDDDDLDDDDDLDDDAAEAEFGEYGIPDDNPLVDSEEDLGEYWAWGFRNPWGMSINDDGQVFVSDAGQHAVESIYAVEEGGNYSWNVKEGSFCFSPDSPLEPPEDCPDEVGEGAGEAREGEPLRDPIAEYQHTRISEAFIDSSVVVGGHRYAGEDIPELEDAFVFGNWSSQGVAEANGEIIAAIDPATNGDVEDEDDEELDDDELEDENDLDADEDDNDVNDDGETDLVEVDERWELEELQFEGADDESINRYVYGVERDEEGELYVLANTDFRPQEETGEIYKIVPADEGEDVPEPEDPFVVDEEEMEEEEDPEEEAPDDDEEDEAFPDDDDDEGMNGDGMNGNGMDGDGMDGNGMNGDGMNGDGMHDDGMMDEDDNDDY; this is encoded by the coding sequence ATGAGTTATCCAGACAAGCCAGCAGACGGTATTCACGACGGTCGGATCACGCGACAATCACGACGGACGGTCCTCCGCGCACTCGCAGCGACAGGGTCTGCGACGGCACTCGGTGGCGTCGCAGGCGTGCAGGCACAGGAAGACGAGGACGACCCGGACGAGGACGTCGAGGAGGCTGACGACGAGGAGTTCGGCGACATTCCCGTCGCGGGGGAGTTCCCGGAAGGGGAAACGGTCGGCCTCCAGTTGATGGCCGCGAACATTCCCGCCCCGACCGACTTCGATTACGTCGAGGTAAACGGCGAGGTGTATCACTTCATCGTCACGCAGACGGGCCAGGTATTCGCCACGAACTTCGAAGACGCGGTCGACGAACTCGACGACGAAGACGCAGCGGAACCGGAAGACGACGAGGACGACCTCGAGGACGACCCCGACCTCGAGGACGACGACGATCCAGCGGACGATCTCGACGAAGACGACGGAGAGCCAGCTGACGAGGAAACGGGGAGTTTCCTCCAAGAGACGGACGACGAGGCTGATGAGGCTGACGACGTCGACGACGAGGCGGCCGAAGATATCGACGAGGACGACGGCGAACCGACCGAGTTCGTCTTCAACGGCGTCATTCCCGCCTGGTTCGGCACGGAGCCGAGCGAGATCGACGGCGAGGAGAATCCGACCCTCGAGTTGACCGCGGGCGAAACCTACGAGTTTACCTGGGAGAACGGCGACGGCGACCCGCACAACGTCGTCATCCTCGACGCCAACGACGACATCCTCGAGCGGACGGAGATCATCCGAGAGGCGGGCGAGACCCAGACGCTCGAGTTCGAGGCGACCGAGGAGATGGATCGGTACGTCTGCGAGGTCCATCCGGGGACGATGGTCGGGAGCATCCAGGTCGAGGAGGAAGACCCCGACGACCCCGACGAGGTCGACGACGACGTTCCCGAGGACGCGCTGACGGCCGACGATATGGACCTCTTCCTCGACATCGAGGACCAATTGGTCAGCCTCGGTATCGGCGAACTCGGCGGGTACGACGAGCGCGGGCTGCTCGGAATCGCGTTCCACCCCGACTTTTCGGACAACGGCCTGTTCTACGTCAGGTACAGCGCCCCCGAACGCGAGGGACTGGGATACAACCACACCGACGTGCTCGCGGAGTTCGAGGCCGAGGCGGACGGCGACGAACTCAGCGTCGATCCCGATTCCGAGCGGACAGTCATGGAGATCCAACAGCCCCAGGACAACCACAACGGCGGGCGACTCGCCTTCGGTCCCGACGGCTACCTCTACACGTCGGTCGGCGACGGCGGCAACGTCCACGACATCGGCGTCGGCCACGTCGAGGACTGGTACGACGAGAACGAGGGCGGCAACGCCCAGGACACCCGCGAGAACTTACTCGGCGGAATTCACCGGATCGACGTCGATGCGAACGGTGAGGATGTCGACGACGATGGCGACAACGGCGATGACGACGAGGATGACGAGAACGGCGAACTCGAGGACGAAAATGGCGCCGACGACGATCTCGACGATGACGATGATGATCTCGACGATGATGACGATCTCGACGACGACGCAGCCGAGGCCGAGTTCGGCGAGTACGGCATCCCCGACGACAACCCGCTCGTCGACTCCGAGGAGGACTTAGGCGAGTACTGGGCCTGGGGCTTTCGCAACCCCTGGGGCATGTCGATCAACGACGACGGGCAGGTGTTCGTCTCCGACGCCGGCCAGCACGCCGTCGAATCGATCTACGCCGTCGAAGAGGGCGGCAACTACAGCTGGAACGTGAAGGAAGGCTCGTTCTGCTTCAGTCCCGACTCGCCCCTCGAGCCCCCGGAGGACTGCCCCGACGAGGTCGGCGAGGGAGCCGGCGAGGCTCGCGAGGGCGAACCGCTCCGAGATCCGATCGCGGAGTACCAGCACACTCGGATTTCGGAGGCGTTCATCGACAGTTCGGTCGTCGTCGGCGGCCACCGGTACGCGGGCGAGGACATTCCCGAACTCGAGGACGCGTTCGTCTTCGGCAACTGGAGCAGCCAGGGCGTCGCCGAAGCGAATGGAGAGATCATCGCGGCGATCGACCCTGCCACCAACGGCGATGTCGAGGACGAAGACGACGAGGAGCTCGATGACGACGAACTCGAGGACGAAAACGATCTCGACGCGGACGAAGACGACAACGACGTGAACGACGACGGCGAGACTGATCTTGTCGAGGTCGACGAGCGCTGGGAACTCGAGGAACTTCAGTTCGAGGGCGCGGACGACGAGTCGATCAACCGCTACGTCTACGGCGTCGAGCGCGACGAAGAAGGCGAACTCTACGTCCTCGCGAACACCGACTTCCGACCGCAGGAGGAGACGGGTGAAATCTACAAGATCGTCCCCGCCGACGAAGGCGAGGACGTCCCTGAGCCGGAGGACCCCTTCGTCGTCGACGAAGAGGAGATGGAAGAGGAAGAAGATCCGGAGGAGGAAGCGCCTGACGACGACGAGGAAGACGAGGCGTTTCCCGACGACGATGACGACGAGGGCATGAACGGAGACGGGATGAACGGTAACGGCATGGATGGCGATGGGATGGACGGAAACGGAATGAACGGCGACGGCATGAACGGCGATGGGATGCACGATGACGGAATGATGGACGAAGACGACAACGACGACTACTGA